In a genomic window of Flavobacteriales bacterium:
- the rplT gene encoding 50S ribosomal protein L20 has product MPRAVNRVASRARRKKILKQAKGYFGRRKNVYTVAKNAVEKGLTYAYSGRKQKKRNFRALWIQRINAGARQHGMSYSQFMGGLKKSDVQLNRKVLADLAMNHPEAFKAVVEKAK; this is encoded by the coding sequence ATGCCAAGAGCGGTAAACAGAGTAGCCTCAAGGGCTCGTAGAAAAAAGATCCTCAAACAGGCCAAGGGCTATTTTGGGAGAAGAAAGAATGTATACACCGTAGCAAAGAATGCGGTGGAAAAAGGGCTGACCTATGCGTACAGCGGAAGGAAGCAGAAGAAACGCAACTTCAGAGCCCTATGGATCCAGCGAATCAACGCGGGAGCACGTCAACATGGAATGAGCTACTCCCAATTCATGGGCGGACTCAAAAAGTCTGATGTCCAGTTGAACAGAAAAGTATTGGCCGATCTGGCCATGAATCACCCTGAGGCGTTCAAAGCTGTGGTCGAAAAGGCCAAGTGA